Within Bacteroidales bacterium, the genomic segment TTAACCATTGGGTTGTTAATTATTTTTTCTATTTTTGTTCAGCATTAGTATATATCGATTGTATTTACAGCAATCACAAATATTTTATTCGGTCAAAATATTAATCTTACTGTAAAAATATCAGGAATTGAAACAGTAAAAGGAAAAGTACAGATTGGCTTATATAATGTTGCGGATAATTTTCCTAAAGAAGGAAAAGAATATAAAAAAGTATTTGTTACAGTAAATGCAAATGTATTAAACTATACGTTTTCCGTTCCTGCCGGGAATTATGCTATTGCATTGTTTCATGATGAAGATTCAGACGGAGAAATGGATAAAAATTTTCTGGGGATACCGCAGGAAAAATATGGTTTTTCAAACAATGTTGAACCGGTGATAAGCGCTCCATCATTTGAAGAAACAAAAATTAATCTTACAAAAAATACTTCCATTGAAATAAAGTTAATTAGTTATTAAACCAATGATCACCGCATTCTCCGATGAATACTTTATGAAAGAAGCATTGAAAGAAGCCCGTAAAGCTTTTGATGCGGATGAAGTGCCTATTGGTGCAGTGGTTGTTTGTGAAAATAAAATCATAGCCCGTGCTCATAATTATACAGAACATTTGAACGATGTTACTGCTCATGCCGAAATGCAGGCTTTTACTTCTGCTGCAAATTATCTTGGCGGAAAATATTTGACAGAATGTACTCTTTATGTAACACTGGAGCCCTGTCCTATGTGCGCAGGAGCATCATACTGGACACAGGTAAAAAAAATTGTGTATGCTGCCAAAGATGAAAAACGTGGTTATTCGAATTATTCAGATAAACTCCTTCACCCTTCAACCGAAATAGTTAGTGGTATTCACGAAAAAGAAGCAAAAAAATTATTACAGGATTTTTTTAAAAAGAAACGGAAATAATTTTTTACGATTAAGAATCAATGCCAGTGCGGGTTCTGAGGGTATGCAATCCAAATAATATATATAAAGGGCAAAAACCTAATATTGCCGTAACCATTAATATTGCTGAAAGAATTCCCAAAATGATTGCTGCAATACCCGATAACACTCCCGTGATAATCAGGATTGCTAATATTATTGCAACAAGGCTTCGGATAATTCTATCTGTTGAACCCATATTTTTCTTCATATTCTGCGGATATCAATTTTTTACAAATATATTAAAAAACAAAATATAAAAAGGAAGTAGATAACTGCATATATTATTAAAATAAAACAAAAAGCCGGTTTAATTAAAAAAATGTTAAACGAATAATAAATAATGAAATGGAAAGTTTATTCTGACAATATTTTGGAAATTAGTTAACAATATTTTTAATACCTTCGTTCGACTTTTTACAATATGGAAATGAAAAATTACAAACTTCTGAACAACATTATTGGATGGGCAGTATTTATTGCGGCATCAGCTGTTTATATTCTTACATCTGAGCCTACGGCCAGTTTCTGGGATTGTGGCGAATATATAGCTACAGCATATAAACTCCAGGTGGGGCATCCTCCCGGTGCTCCCATGTTCCAATTAATGGGACGTTTCTTTTCGCTGTTTGCATTTAATGATGTAACGCTGGTTGCGCGGATGGTAAATACCATGTCTGCTTTGGTGAGCGGTTTTACAATACTTTTCCTTTTCTGGAGCATTACTATGTTTTCCAAAAAAGTAATCCTGAAGTCAGGTGAAATGACCACTGCAAAAATGTATGCTGTTTTTGGAAGCGGTATTGTTGGCGCTTTGGCTTATACTTTTTCGGATTCATTTTGGTTTTCGGCTGTTGAAGGAGAAGTTTATGCAACCTCATCATTTTTTACCGCGATAGTATTCTGGGCTATTTTAAAATGGGACGAGAATGCTGAAGACAGATATTCTATTAAATGGGTAATACTTATTGCATACCTTATGGGTCTGTCAATTGGTGTACATCTACTGAATTTGCTGGCAATTCCTGCAATTGTATTTGTATTCTATTTTAGAAAAAAAGAACTTTCATGGAAAGATTTTTTTATTGCATCAGGAATAAGTTTGATACTGCTGGTTTTGGTAATGTATGTCATCATTCCTCAGACTGTTGATTTAT encodes:
- a CDS encoding nucleoside deaminase, which produces MITAFSDEYFMKEALKEARKAFDADEVPIGAVVVCENKIIARAHNYTEHLNDVTAHAEMQAFTSAANYLGGKYLTECTLYVTLEPCPMCAGASYWTQVKKIVYAAKDEKRGYSNYSDKLLHPSTEIVSGIHEKEAKKLLQDFFKKKRK
- a CDS encoding DUF2892 domain-containing protein: MKKNMGSTDRIIRSLVAIILAILIITGVLSGIAAIILGILSAILMVTAILGFCPLYILFGLHTLRTRTGIDS
- a CDS encoding DUF2141 domain-containing protein, with the translated sequence MSGIETVKGKVQIGLYNVADNFPKEGKEYKKVFVTVNANVLNYTFSVPAGNYAIALFHDEDSDGEMDKNFLGIPQEKYGFSNNVEPVISAPSFEETKINLTKNTSIEIKLISY